A DNA window from Chryseobacterium sp. MEBOG06 contains the following coding sequences:
- a CDS encoding DUF5932 domain-containing protein has product MFKKVLIVEDQEIMNQGILSTIKELNIPDFDYVMYCDEAISRIKTALEKRNPYDLLIADLSFDTDHIPQKLCTGQELIFEAKKIQPGLKVVVFSVEKKAKKIDDLYKTYKINGFVSKARRDGQDLKSTIRKIFNGETVIPQEVVNTMRHISSEFDMYDIKLLELLAKGNKQSEISTYLKEHRMMPYGIRSIEKRLNELRDSIGAKNNIEMIVICKDIGLI; this is encoded by the coding sequence ATGTTCAAAAAAGTTTTAATCGTTGAAGATCAGGAAATAATGAACCAGGGAATCCTGAGCACGATAAAAGAATTAAATATCCCTGATTTTGATTATGTAATGTATTGTGATGAAGCCATAAGCAGAATCAAAACAGCTTTAGAGAAGAGAAACCCTTACGATTTGCTGATTGCTGATCTGTCATTTGACACAGATCACATTCCCCAGAAGCTTTGCACAGGGCAGGAACTTATCTTTGAAGCAAAAAAAATTCAGCCTGGTTTAAAAGTCGTCGTTTTTTCTGTAGAAAAGAAAGCAAAAAAAATAGACGATCTTTACAAAACATATAAGATTAACGGCTTTGTCAGCAAGGCAAGACGTGACGGACAAGATCTCAAAAGCACAATACGGAAAATATTTAATGGAGAGACCGTTATTCCTCAGGAAGTTGTGAATACAATGCGCCATATTTCTTCTGAGTTTGATATGTATGATATCAAATTGCTTGAGCTCCTTGCTAAAGGGAACAAACAAAGTGAAATAAGTACTTATCTGAAAGAGCATCGAATGATGCCTTACGGTATCAGATCTATTGAAAAGAGATTAAATGAGCTCCGGGACAGCATTGGTGCAAAAAACAATATTGAGATGATTGTAATCTGCAAAGATATTGGTCTCATCTGA
- a CDS encoding response regulator has product MFKKVLIAEDHESINISVQKTLEDLNIPQVDYVYYCDDAIGKIQKALREEHPYELLITDLYYEDDHHEQNLKDGKDLIKKAKEIQPNLKIIVFSAEHKTGVIENLFSDYKVNGYVRKARNDSKDLKKSIAYVYIGENYLSFDLKQDMKKFNNYEFSTYDITLVSLLSKGILQKNIPVHLEERNIKPASLSSVEKRLNSLKEDLEVNSNEQLVAFCKDIGII; this is encoded by the coding sequence ATGTTCAAAAAAGTTTTAATTGCTGAAGACCATGAAAGCATCAATATTTCCGTTCAGAAAACCCTTGAGGATCTGAATATCCCCCAGGTAGATTATGTATACTATTGTGATGACGCCATAGGAAAAATACAGAAAGCTTTACGGGAAGAACATCCTTACGAATTGTTGATTACAGATCTTTATTATGAGGATGACCATCACGAGCAGAATCTTAAAGACGGAAAAGACCTTATTAAGAAAGCAAAAGAGATACAGCCTAATTTGAAAATCATCGTATTTTCTGCTGAACATAAAACAGGCGTCATAGAAAATCTTTTTTCAGATTATAAGGTTAATGGTTATGTTCGTAAGGCCAGAAATGATTCAAAAGATTTAAAAAAATCGATTGCCTATGTATACATTGGCGAAAATTATTTATCTTTTGATCTGAAACAAGATATGAAAAAGTTCAATAACTATGAATTTTCGACATATGATATTACACTTGTTTCTCTCCTTTCTAAAGGAATCTTACAAAAAAACATTCCTGTCCATCTCGAAGAGAGAAATATTAAACCAGCCAGCCTGAGCAGCGTTGAGAAAAGATTAAACAGTCTGAAAGAAGATCTTGAAGTAAACAGCAACGAGCAGCTGGTAGCCTTCTGCAAGGATATAGGGATTATATAA
- a CDS encoding YegP family protein — MGKFIITQRINKEYQFNLKAGNGEIILTSEGYVQKASCQKGIESVKVNSQDLSRYDKRVAKNGKDYFVLKARNGEIIGNSQMYSSKSGMENGIASVKSNASTAEIIDETLKN, encoded by the coding sequence ATGGGAAAATTTATCATCACTCAAAGAATCAACAAAGAGTATCAATTTAATCTAAAAGCCGGAAATGGCGAAATTATTTTAACCAGCGAAGGCTATGTTCAGAAGGCATCTTGTCAAAAAGGAATCGAATCTGTAAAAGTTAATTCTCAGGATCTTTCAAGATATGACAAAAGAGTGGCAAAGAACGGAAAAGACTATTTCGTTTTAAAGGCAAGAAATGGAGAAATTATTGGAAACAGTCAAATGTACAGTTCAAAATCAGGAATGGAGAACGGAATTGCTTCTGTAAAATCGAATGCTTCAACTGCAGAAATCATTGATGAAACTTTAAAAAACTAA
- a CDS encoding type I restriction endonuclease — MDLKIKLEQLHQKVTGLKEQISTEEATKNAFVMPFIQILGYDIFNPTEVVPEYICDIGTKKGEKVDYVIKNNDEPIFIIECKHWKESADAHNSQLHRYYHVSKTRFGVLTNGIVYNFYTDLEKPNVMDEKPFFTINIEDLKDSSIKILESFTKKDYNLESILDSAEALKYIKAIRKEFEKEIENPSDELVKLLVNRFFEKPLTANRMVSFKEYAKKALTTSINESISFRLKSALSINEQIEKREDDVKTSVPIDENNDSKIVTTEEELEGFQIVKAILREKIPSARIAHRDTLSYFGILLDDNNRKPICRLHFNTANKYLETFHNGKDAGEKVLLNNLDEIYNFKEELHKTLEIYN; from the coding sequence ATGGATCTTAAAATTAAACTCGAACAGCTGCATCAAAAAGTAACAGGCCTGAAGGAACAAATCAGTACAGAAGAAGCTACAAAAAATGCCTTTGTGATGCCTTTCATACAGATTCTGGGCTATGATATTTTCAATCCCACAGAAGTAGTTCCTGAATATATCTGTGATATAGGAACAAAGAAAGGCGAAAAAGTAGACTACGTGATCAAAAATAATGACGAACCTATCTTTATTATTGAATGTAAACATTGGAAAGAAAGTGCCGATGCTCACAATTCGCAGCTTCACAGATATTATCATGTTTCGAAAACAAGATTCGGAGTTTTAACCAATGGTATTGTATACAACTTTTACACAGATCTGGAAAAGCCGAATGTTATGGATGAAAAACCTTTCTTCACCATCAATATTGAAGATTTAAAAGACAGTTCTATTAAAATTCTGGAAAGCTTCACGAAGAAAGATTATAATCTTGAAAGTATCTTAGATTCAGCTGAAGCCTTAAAATATATCAAGGCCATTAGAAAAGAGTTCGAAAAAGAGATCGAAAATCCGTCTGATGAATTGGTAAAGCTATTGGTAAACCGTTTCTTTGAGAAGCCCCTGACAGCAAACAGAATGGTCTCTTTCAAAGAATATGCTAAAAAAGCTTTAACCACTTCTATTAATGAGTCAATTAGTTTCCGTTTAAAATCTGCACTGAGTATTAATGAACAAATAGAAAAAAGAGAAGACGACGTAAAAACATCAGTACCCATTGATGAAAATAATGACTCTAAAATCGTAACAACAGAAGAAGAGCTTGAAGGATTTCAAATTGTAAAAGCAATTTTAAGAGAGAAAATACCTTCTGCAAGAATTGCCCACAGAGATACTTTATCTTATTTCGGAATTTTATTGGATGATAACAACAGAAAACCCATCTGCAGATTACATTTTAATACGGCCAACAAATATTTGGAAACATTTCACAATGGTAAAGATGCCGGAGAAAAAGTATTACTGAATAATCTGGATGAAATATATAATTTCAAAGAAGAACTCCATAAAACCTTAGAGATCTACAACTAA
- a CDS encoding SH3 domain-containing protein, with translation MKTFISILILCIGTLTAGSFSISGSESPDHGGRCTGSSSCRACSNCSGCAHCSSGGSCGVCKGDSSGNKSSSKKSKSTTTNGSHSTKKNQSYGSPKIRIDEININTNNRYFAGAAITYIYEKPSLSSKIIEKVPKNTELKQLSKQDSWYKVQAGKNGKVGYVYYKDLK, from the coding sequence ATGAAAACGTTCATTTCTATACTCATTTTATGCATTGGTACACTTACTGCCGGATCTTTCAGTATTTCCGGATCCGAAAGCCCTGATCACGGTGGAAGGTGTACCGGTTCTTCATCGTGCCGTGCCTGTTCCAACTGCTCGGGTTGTGCGCATTGCTCTTCCGGTGGGAGCTGCGGTGTTTGCAAAGGTGATTCTTCCGGCAATAAATCATCCTCAAAGAAAAGTAAATCTACAACTACCAATGGTTCACACTCTACTAAAAAAAACCAATCGTATGGTTCTCCGAAAATTCGGATTGATGAAATCAACATCAATACCAACAACCGCTATTTTGCAGGAGCAGCAATTACCTATATCTATGAAAAGCCTTCTCTAAGTTCTAAAATCATAGAAAAAGTTCCAAAAAACACAGAACTAAAGCAATTATCCAAACAAGATTCCTGGTATAAAGTACAGGCAGGAAAAAACGGAAAAGTAGGTTATGTATATTATAAAGATTTGAAATAA
- a CDS encoding DUF6804 family protein, whose amino-acid sequence MKPFLTLCAISCFVAIFRLPIEYYTILRILISMGALLVLYNAVRFKQYYFSLIFLCILILFNPVFPIYLYRKSIWIPIDIITGILFLLIAFAEKSEEKKEEEVIETPEKTSAYPAQPRFHSRDIIINPKKPKENESNHGKHSNH is encoded by the coding sequence ATGAAACCTTTTCTTACCTTATGTGCTATCAGCTGTTTCGTGGCTATTTTCAGACTTCCCATAGAATACTATACTATTTTGAGAATTCTTATCTCGATGGGGGCATTACTCGTTTTATACAATGCTGTACGATTTAAACAATATTATTTCAGCTTAATTTTCTTATGCATTCTCATTCTTTTCAACCCTGTTTTTCCTATTTATCTTTATAGAAAAAGCATATGGATTCCCATTGATATCATAACCGGGATTCTTTTTCTGCTGATAGCTTTTGCCGAAAAATCAGAGGAAAAAAAAGAAGAAGAAGTCATAGAAACTCCAGAGAAAACTTCAGCCTACCCTGCTCAGCCGAGATTTCATTCCCGGGATATTATTATTAATCCTAAAAAACCAAAAGAAAACGAATCCAACCATGGAAAACATTCAAATCACTGA
- a CDS encoding beta-carotene 15,15'-monooxygenase codes for MDTISIKNLFKLKSAPIEPKQEQLPKNEVIPNDDSLEESRKRTYHESGYRDSSRTSGNHSTLSICLDAVYSKFQNEEKEMVEKQTKLKEAYVNEQKNRETEIKAFIVSQETKDEQLKTKNKEIENHQRIIEALKAEIIDLPRNPEKYNVKASRGASAKFWIGALLLLPISLYLLTFYISTSYSAFFKSFDAKSTVIQSVLDAQALSKAWNEGVIEGAFVTLIPFVFLGLGYLIHMFWENKTRANYIKLGLLFIVTFIFDCILAYEIESKLYELNKTIESLPFNLKIAFTQIQFWGIIFAGFIVYIIWGLVFDFVMKEHREKDKIKNEQEIRQKKAEFFQEKINVLKKEIEEIIASIGNTKELMIKTRGRIEELQNIIDGVIIPTKDYKLYASEYVQGWVTFIGEKIAVSKTEKQTMIDDCISTYNTNLEAVGANSDNQNLVYLSSL; via the coding sequence ATGGATACCATCAGTATAAAAAATTTATTCAAATTAAAATCCGCTCCCATAGAACCCAAGCAGGAACAGCTTCCTAAAAATGAAGTTATTCCGAACGATGATTCTTTAGAAGAAAGCCGGAAAAGAACCTATCACGAATCTGGATACAGAGACAGTTCACGAACCAGCGGAAACCATTCTACCCTATCCATCTGCCTGGATGCCGTTTATTCAAAATTCCAAAATGAAGAAAAGGAAATGGTTGAAAAGCAGACAAAGCTTAAAGAAGCATATGTGAATGAACAGAAAAATCGGGAAACGGAGATCAAAGCTTTCATTGTTTCCCAGGAAACCAAAGATGAGCAATTAAAAACCAAGAATAAAGAAATTGAAAACCATCAACGCATTATTGAAGCTTTAAAAGCTGAGATCATTGATCTTCCAAGAAACCCGGAAAAATATAATGTCAAAGCTTCACGAGGAGCATCTGCAAAATTCTGGATTGGCGCTCTTCTTCTGCTTCCAATAAGCCTGTATCTCCTCACATTCTATATCTCAACATCCTATTCCGCTTTTTTTAAAAGTTTTGATGCAAAAAGCACCGTCATTCAAAGTGTTTTGGATGCACAAGCTCTCAGCAAAGCTTGGAACGAGGGAGTTATTGAAGGCGCCTTTGTTACCTTGATTCCGTTTGTATTTCTTGGATTAGGCTATTTGATTCACATGTTTTGGGAGAATAAAACGAGGGCAAATTACATCAAGCTCGGTTTATTATTTATTGTGACTTTTATTTTCGACTGTATTTTGGCTTATGAAATTGAGTCAAAATTATATGAACTAAATAAAACTATTGAATCTCTGCCATTTAATCTTAAAATAGCTTTTACCCAAATACAGTTTTGGGGAATTATTTTCGCAGGATTCATTGTCTATATCATTTGGGGGCTTGTTTTCGATTTTGTGATGAAAGAACACCGTGAAAAAGATAAGATCAAAAACGAACAGGAAATCAGACAGAAAAAAGCTGAGTTCTTTCAGGAAAAGATCAATGTCCTTAAAAAAGAAATCGAAGAAATCATCGCCAGTATAGGAAACACAAAAGAATTGATGATTAAAACCCGGGGAAGAATAGAAGAGCTTCAGAATATTATAGACGGAGTCATCATTCCTACCAAAGATTACAAATTGTATGCTTCGGAATATGTTCAGGGCTGGGTTACTTTTATCGGAGAGAAAATTGCGGTTTCAAAAACGGAAAAACAAACCATGATTGACGACTGCATTTCAACATACAATACCAACCTGGAAGCTGTAGGAGCCAACTCTGACAATCAAAATCTAGTGTACTTATCATCATTATAA
- a CDS encoding GNAT family N-acetyltransferase: MSNMIWKIKTFDEFTVPELYSVLKARIDVFVIEQNCPYPDLDNYDQKAVHIWAEENGEVLAYCRVFDKGIKFDETSIGRVLTTEQGRGKSIGKQLIQYAVETIENRFHTSEVRISAQDYLLRFYGGFGFEDTGKKYLEDNIPHTEMIRK, translated from the coding sequence ATGAGTAATATGATATGGAAAATCAAAACTTTTGATGAGTTTACGGTTCCTGAACTGTATTCAGTATTGAAGGCTCGTATAGATGTTTTCGTTATCGAACAGAACTGCCCATATCCCGATCTGGATAATTATGATCAGAAAGCGGTGCATATCTGGGCAGAAGAAAATGGAGAGGTTCTTGCCTACTGCCGTGTTTTTGACAAGGGAATAAAATTTGATGAAACTTCAATAGGGAGAGTCCTTACGACAGAACAGGGAAGAGGAAAAAGCATAGGGAAACAATTGATACAATATGCGGTGGAAACAATAGAAAACCGTTTTCATACTTCTGAAGTCAGAATTTCAGCACAGGATTATCTGTTGAGATTTTATGGAGGTTTTGGCTTTGAAGATACGGGTAAAAAATATCTGGAAGATAATATTCCGCATACGGAAATGATCAGAAAATAA
- the yihA gene encoding ribosome biogenesis GTP-binding protein YihA/YsxC, whose translation MIIKTAEFVKSSGKWQECPEPNIPEYAFIGRSNVGKSSLINAMMNHKDLAKTSQTPGKTQLINHFLVNENWYLTDLPGYGYAKVSKVQRKDFEKLITNYILNRRNLVNLFVLVDSRHNPQKIDLEFIQWCGESGVPFSIVFTKADKLKPNVVIKNVEDYKTELHKSWEDLPELYVTSAEKKEGGDEILNFIQKTNDFLINNNVSFDE comes from the coding sequence ATGATTATTAAGACAGCAGAGTTTGTAAAGAGTAGTGGAAAATGGCAAGAATGCCCGGAACCTAATATTCCCGAATATGCTTTTATTGGAAGGTCTAACGTAGGAAAGTCATCACTGATTAATGCTATGATGAATCATAAAGACCTGGCTAAAACTTCGCAAACCCCAGGAAAAACCCAGCTGATCAATCATTTTTTAGTGAATGAAAACTGGTATCTTACTGACTTACCGGGATATGGATATGCAAAGGTTTCCAAAGTTCAGCGTAAAGATTTTGAAAAACTGATCACCAATTATATTCTGAACAGAAGAAATCTGGTGAACCTTTTTGTTTTGGTAGATTCAAGACATAATCCGCAGAAGATTGATCTGGAATTTATTCAGTGGTGCGGAGAAAGCGGAGTTCCGTTTTCAATTGTTTTTACTAAAGCAGATAAACTAAAGCCAAATGTAGTGATCAAAAATGTTGAGGATTATAAGACAGAACTTCACAAGAGCTGGGAAGACCTGCCGGAGCTTTATGTTACCTCAGCAGAAAAGAAAGAAGGAGGAGATGAAATTCTGAATTTTATACAAAAAACAAACGATTTTTTAATCAATAATAATGTAAGTTTCGATGAGTAA
- a CDS encoding alpha/beta fold hydrolase, which yields MIFSTKKEKKYSYVEAGEGHPLVLLHGLMGGLSNFDKMVDFFSDRGFKVYVPQLPIYDLPVLNTNLTTIAKYIIKFIESHISGPVSIVGNSMGGHVGLILTLARPDLVKNLVLTGSSGLYERTFGDSFPRKNDRSYIRKKTEEVFYDPKIATEDLVDEVFGVVNDRMKGIKTVMLARSAIKHNMLNDLPKIVTPTCLIWGKQDNVTPPEVAEDMHKFIPNSDLFWIEHCGHAAMMEKPDEFNEILYNWIKDKV from the coding sequence ATGATATTTAGTACAAAAAAAGAAAAGAAATATTCCTATGTAGAGGCGGGAGAAGGACATCCATTAGTGCTATTGCACGGGTTAATGGGTGGTTTGAGTAATTTCGATAAAATGGTAGATTTTTTTTCGGATAGAGGTTTCAAAGTATATGTTCCTCAATTGCCGATCTATGATCTGCCGGTACTCAATACGAATCTTACCACTATCGCAAAATATATAATCAAGTTTATAGAAAGTCATATTTCAGGTCCTGTGAGCATTGTAGGGAACTCAATGGGAGGTCATGTAGGACTTATTCTAACTTTGGCAAGACCGGATTTGGTGAAAAATCTTGTCCTGACAGGGAGCTCTGGATTATATGAAAGAACTTTCGGAGACAGTTTTCCAAGGAAAAATGACCGATCTTATATCAGAAAGAAAACAGAAGAGGTTTTCTATGATCCAAAGATTGCGACAGAAGACCTTGTAGATGAAGTTTTTGGAGTGGTGAATGACAGAATGAAAGGAATAAAAACGGTGATGCTGGCCAGAAGTGCCATCAAACACAACATGTTGAACGATCTTCCAAAGATAGTGACACCTACCTGTCTGATCTGGGGAAAACAGGATAATGTAACTCCTCCGGAGGTGGCAGAAGATATGCACAAGTTTATTCCCAATTCAGATTTATTCTGGATTGAGCACTGTGGGCATGCAGCCATGATGGAGAAACCAGATGAATTCAATGAAATTCTATATAACTGGATAAAAGATAAAGTTTAA
- the mraZ gene encoding division/cell wall cluster transcriptional repressor MraZ — MKNFIGTYECKIDDKGRLKVPSSLIKQMENFEDKAFVVKRAVFQPCLEVYPMNAWDKLMGKINKLNRFIKKNADFIRMFTAGVKTVELDNAGRLQISKDLTNFANLQKDIVITSAGELFEIWDKEAYEEVISTNETDFASLAEDVMGAFDEE; from the coding sequence ATGAAAAATTTCATTGGAACATATGAGTGCAAAATTGACGACAAAGGCCGCTTAAAAGTTCCCTCATCTTTAATCAAACAGATGGAGAACTTCGAAGACAAGGCATTTGTAGTCAAAAGAGCTGTGTTCCAACCCTGTCTGGAAGTCTATCCTATGAATGCGTGGGACAAACTGATGGGCAAAATTAATAAACTGAACAGATTCATAAAAAAGAATGCTGATTTCATACGAATGTTTACGGCAGGAGTAAAAACTGTTGAATTGGATAATGCAGGAAGATTACAGATTTCCAAAGACCTGACGAATTTCGCAAATCTTCAGAAGGATATTGTGATCACCAGCGCAGGAGAACTCTTTGAAATTTGGGATAAAGAAGCCTACGAAGAGGTAATATCCACCAATGAGACTGATTTTGCAAGCCTGGCTGAAGATGTAATGGGAGCTTTCGATGAAGAATAA
- the rsmH gene encoding 16S rRNA (cytosine(1402)-N(4))-methyltransferase RsmH, with amino-acid sequence MYHNPVLLKQSVDDLVTNPDGIYVDCTFGGGGHSKEILSRLSDKGRLFSFDQDLDALKNTIDDPRFTLVNQNFRFLENSLLMYGISQVDGVLADLGVSSHQFDEADRGFSTRSNAPLDMRMNVMQGLDAKRVINEYGEEELADIFYHYGELREARKLAREIVHHRKTKTIETTEDLKKLFSYIPPHKVNKFYAQLFQAVRIEVNQELEVLKEMLVQAYNVLRPEGRLVVISYHSLEDRLVKRFLKNGMFEGEPARDIYGNYKKAFELVKSKAIIPDDQEIEENSRARSAKMRTGIKI; translated from the coding sequence ATGTATCATAACCCCGTTTTGTTGAAGCAGAGTGTAGATGATTTGGTGACGAATCCTGACGGAATATATGTGGACTGCACTTTTGGAGGTGGAGGACACTCAAAGGAAATTTTGAGCAGACTTTCAGACAAAGGAAGACTGTTCAGCTTTGATCAGGATCTGGATGCACTTAAAAATACAATTGATGATCCCAGATTTACATTAGTTAATCAGAATTTCAGATTTCTTGAAAACTCATTACTGATGTATGGAATTTCGCAGGTTGATGGTGTTTTGGCTGATCTGGGAGTTTCTTCTCACCAGTTTGATGAAGCAGACAGAGGATTTTCTACAAGAAGCAATGCTCCTTTAGATATGAGGATGAATGTTATGCAGGGGCTGGATGCCAAAAGAGTAATTAATGAGTATGGAGAAGAAGAACTGGCTGATATTTTTTACCACTACGGAGAATTAAGAGAAGCAAGAAAACTGGCAAGAGAGATTGTACATCACAGGAAAACAAAAACCATAGAAACCACAGAGGATTTGAAAAAGCTTTTCAGCTATATTCCTCCTCATAAGGTTAATAAATTCTATGCGCAGCTTTTTCAGGCAGTAAGGATTGAAGTGAATCAGGAACTTGAAGTATTAAAAGAAATGCTTGTTCAGGCTTACAATGTTCTAAGACCGGAAGGAAGATTAGTAGTAATCTCTTACCACTCTCTGGAAGATCGCCTGGTAAAAAGATTCCTGAAAAATGGCATGTTTGAAGGAGAACCGGCAAGAGACATCTATGGTAACTATAAAAAGGCATTCGAATTGGTAAAGAGTAAAGCGATCATTCCTGATGACCAGGAAATCGAGGAAAACTCAAGAGCAAGAAGTGCTAAAATGAGAACAGGAATAAAAATATAA
- a CDS encoding FtsL-like putative cell division protein gives MAKRTTNRPQKRLTFIDIIKGNFLNRDEIKIHYRYFLLLFVLMMAMIYTNHLVNKKIRIVNALKEETEEYKSRNAYAQSKLIKVKMESELGKEVARDSLMTLENHPHKLLIKLDSTDAKAK, from the coding sequence TTGGCAAAAAGAACAACAAATCGCCCCCAGAAGAGACTCACTTTTATAGACATTATAAAAGGAAATTTTCTGAATCGTGATGAGATCAAAATACATTACAGGTATTTTCTCTTGTTGTTTGTGTTGATGATGGCTATGATATATACGAACCATCTCGTCAATAAAAAAATCAGAATTGTAAACGCCTTAAAAGAAGAGACGGAAGAATACAAATCACGAAACGCTTACGCCCAAAGTAAGCTGATAAAAGTAAAAATGGAATCAGAGTTGGGGAAAGAGGTAGCACGGGATTCATTAATGACCCTGGAAAACCACCCTCATAAATTGCTAATAAAACTGGACAGTACAGATGCAAAAGCAAAATGA